TAGTCGAGGATGCCGCTGTAGCGCTGGCGAACCGCGTCAAATCCGGCATTGAACCCCTTGACAAAGCGCCCGGCGAAACCTCCGAAACGCGAGTGCTTCTCTTCGGAGTGCAGATCAGTCAGGAAAATCGCGCAGAGCGCCGGGCTGAGGGTCAGCGCGTTGACCGCTGAAATCAGGATCGCGATGGCGAGCGTGAAGGCGAACTGGCGGTAGAAGACGCCGGTCGAACCTTCGAGAAATCCAACCGGCAGAAACACCGACGCCATGACGAGCGTGATGGTCACGATGGCCGTGGTGATTTCGCGCATCGCCGAAACGGTGGCGACTTTGGCCGGGTAGCCTTTCTCCTCGATCTTGGCGTGCACCGCCTCGACCACCACGATGGCGTCATCAACCACGATACCGATGGCCAGCACCAGGCCGAAAAGCGTCAGTACGTTGATCGAGAAACCGAACAGGTTCATAAAAAAGAAGGTGCCGATGATCGCCACCGGCACGGCGATGGCCGGAATCAGGGTCGAGCGGAAATCCTGCAAAAAGAGGAACACCACGAGGAATACCAACAGGAACGCCTCGATAAGGGTGTGCTGCACCTGCTCGATCGACTCATCCACAACTTTTTTGGAGCTGAACGGAATAGCATACTCGACGCCCGTAGGAAAGCTTCGTGACGCCTTTTCCAGCACCTCGCGAAGCTGGGTCTCGACCTCGTTGGCGTTGGAGCCGGGCGCCTGATAGACCGCCATGACCGCGCTCGGCTGGCCGTTTGCCTTGGCGTTAACCGTGTAGCTGTACGCGGCGAACTCGACGCGCGCAATGTCCTTCAGGCGCAGCAGCGAACCGTCCGGATTGGCTCGGATGACGATGTTTTCGTAATCCTCCGGGCGCTCGAATTTGCCGCGATACTTCATCACATACTGCATCGGCGCGTCGCTCATCTGGCCGAATTCACCCGGCGCAGCTTCGAGGTTCTGGCTCTGGATCGCCGCCGACACCTCCTGCGGCGACAGGCCATACGCGGCCATCTGCGCCGGACGCAGCCAGACGCGCATCGCGTAATCCATCTTGCCGTACACCGCCACCTGACCGACACCCGGCACGCGGGCCAGCGCATCGACGATATTGATCTTGGCGTAGTTCTGCAAAAAAGTCGCATCGAACGCCTTGACGCTGCTCGACAGATTGATGAGCATGATCTGGCTGTTCTGCCGCTTGATGGTCGAAACGCCGATCTGGTTCACCTCGGCGGGCAAGCGGCTGGTAGCCTGCGCTACGCGGTTCTGCACGTTCACCGCCGCCTGGTCGGGGTCGGTGCCCTGCTTGAAGAAAACGTTGATGGAAAGTGACCCGTCGTTCGAGGAGGTCGAGGTCATGTAGGTCATGTTCTCGACGCCGTTGATCGCCTCTTCGAGCGGCGGAGCCACCGTGCGTCCGACGGTTTCGGCGTTCGCGCCGGGATAGCTCGCCGTCACCGAAACGCTCGGCGGAGCGATGTCGGGAAAGCGCGTGATCGAGAGCTGGTTCATGCTGACCAGGCCAAGAATCACGAGAATGACCGAAATGACAGTCGCCAGTACAGGGCGGGAGATGAAGCGTTCAAACATAAGCCCTGGGGATTAATGACCGTTTTGATTTGATGGAGCCGGTGCCGTAGCGCCCGCCGAATCCCCGGACAGCGGCTTGATGACCATGCCATCCTGCAAACGGTCGATACCGGCCGTAACAATCGTGTCGCCCGGCTTGATGCCGTCACTGACGATGTAGTTCTGGCCGCTCGCACCCTCAACGGTAATAACCTTTTTCATCACCTTGTTGCCCTCGGTCAGAACGCAGACCATCACTTTGTCCTGAAGCTCAACCGTGGCCGCCTGCGGCACGAGCATCACGTTGTGATAGCCGGCCATGAGGCTCACCGTCCCGGAGTTGCCGCTGCGCAGCAGCCCCTCCCTGTTCGGGAACGACACCCGAAGGCCGATCGAGCCGGTCGAGGAATCGAACCCGCCGCTGATCGATTCGAGCTTGCCCTCATGCTGATAGACCGTACCATCCGACAGGGTCAGCCTGACCGGAGGCACGGCATTGATTTTCTCCTGAAGCGTCGCACCGGCGTAGCGTTGTTTGAAATCTGCAAATGCAGATTCGCTCATGCTGAACACCGCGTACATGCGGTTCACGTCCGAGAGCATGGTCAAGGCCTGCGTCTGGTTTTTGGTCACAAGATTACCCTGACGGAACGGAATCCGCCCGACGTAACCGGCCACCGGAGCCTTGATCTCGGTATAACCGAGGTTGATCGCCGCGGTCTTGGCCGTTGCCGCCGCCTGATCGGCTTGCGCTTTTGCAGCCTGGAACTGCGCCCTGGCCGTCGTAAGTTGCACCGGCGAAACCACTTTGTTCTCCACCAGCGGAATCAGCTTGTCGACATTGACCTTCGCCACCCGCGCCTGCGCCTCTGCAGCATGTTGCGCAGCCAGCGCCGTCTTGTACTGCTCGCGATAGACCGCGTCGTCGATTTTGAACAGCGCCTGTCCCTTTTTAACCAGCTCACCCTCTTTGACCAGAATCGCCTGCAGCGTTCCATCCACCTGCGGCCGGATCTCCGCATCAGCCAAACCTTCCAGCCGGACGGAATAGGTGCTCGCAACCGACGCTGACGAGGGCTCGACCTTCATCACCGGTAGCTCCGGCATCATCTGCTGCGGCTTCTCCTGCTTGCTGCCGCATCCTGAAAGAAAAAGCGATGAGACAAGCAATCCAGCGGAAGCGAGCCTGAAAAGATGGGATCTGAATGTGGGAATCGTGCTCATGGTCAGGGCGAGACAAAAATGACAGATAAACGCAAATGCTGGAATGTAAAGAAAGAAAAATACAAAACCCGGTTTAACAATAGTGAAAACACAACAGCGGAAAAGATGTTACAGTCTATTATCACAAATAACGTAAAATCAACGAAAAGACCGAAACCTACCAATAAATTCCGGACATCACCAAACTCAGCCTGAAAATTTTCGGATACACCTGGCTCATAGGTTCACTTTGTGACGTCAGTTATCCACGATTCCTGCGCTCAAAATCGAGCAGCCACCGCTTCAGCTCCACCCCGCTTGAATAGCCTCCAAGCCGTCCCCCAACACCAACGACCCGGTGGCACGGCACGATGATCGGCAACGGATTCCGCCCGCACGCCGACCCGACCGCTCGTGCCGCACCCGGTGAGCCAATCGCCGCAGCCAGCTCACCATACGGCGCTGTCTGCCCATACGGAATGGCGAGCATCGCCTCCCGCACCCGGCGCTCGAAATCGGTTCGAGCATCAGCCAAAGGCAACGAAAATGCTTTCAGGCGCCCTGCAAACCACGCGTCGAGCTGCCCGAACGCCTCGTCGATCAACGGTGAACCTGGAGCACTGACAGCCGTTGACGGCTCAACGTGCATAAATAATAGATCAGTAACCCGTCCACCGTGCGCCCTGATTCCGATCAAACCCACCGGCATACGTCGACAGGAAAACGAACTGTAATTTGTCAGTATTGACTCTTGCTGCATTTGTGGTGTCCGTTAATTGACGTTGCATAAATCCTTTTCATCGGCCAGACATATTCGGCCTCAAAGCATAAACATACCTCCCGAGACCGGAATGTAGCAGCCGGTCACGAAGCGGCTGTGGTCGGAGGCTACCGCAAGCACCGCCCCGGCGACATCTTCCGGAAGGGCGACTCGCTTGAGCGGTGTCATATCGGCCATCATCGCCTTTTGATCGTCGGGTAGCCAGGCCGTAGCGTCAGTCAGAGTGAGGCCGGGAGCGATCACGTTGACACGGATGCCGAAGGCGCCGACCTCTTCAGCGAGCGAGCGCACGAAAGCGTCAAGGCCCGATTTGGCCGTGCTGTGAACGATGAATCCAGGCGAGGAGTGACGCGACAGCGTGCTCGAAATAGCGATGATGCTGCCCGATTTCTGCTCGATCATACCCGGCAGAACCGCCTGAGAGCAGAAAAAGATCGATTTCAGCTCGCCGGTGAGCTTGGCCTCGAATTCATCCCAGGCGAACTGCGTAAACGGCTTGACCGGAAAACCGATCGATGCGTTGCTGACCAGCAGATCAACCGGCCCGAGGTGTTGCTCCACCTCCGCAACCATCGCCTGCACCTGCGCCTCATCGCGCACATCGGCGCGGACGGCGAGCGCCTTGCCGCCAGCCTGCGTAATTTCATCGACGACAGCATGAGCCGCGCCTTCACTCTGGAAATAGTTGACCGCCACCGCTGCCCCCTCGGCAGCCAGAAGCTTGGCCGTAGCCCGCCCGATACCCCGGCTCGCACCCGTAACCAATGCGACTCTGCCTTTCATACTCGTGAGTTTTTAGGATTTCGTTGAATCACAGGAATGCTTATCAAACATAACAATATTTGAAATCAGCTATTTCCTTTTAAGTGACGCATTCAAAATGAAGCTGACATTTTGTTTCGATGGCAGAACAAATCCTGACCACATTCGTTCCAAGAGCGGAAAATGCCGCAAAAACCGGTATTTTTGTACAAAACAACCACCAGTCGCGTCGCTCGCTGAAAAATCCCCAAGCTTTTGCAATGGCATGACAAGCACCGAATCGATCGCGAAGTCCGAAAAAAGCGAAATCTTCGAGTGGAGGACTGTTCGATTTTGAAAAGGAGGGCTGAATGATCGCCGGTCGCGAATAACGCTGACCATAATGTTCATTCGTTCTGTGATCCGGATGTACTTTCCCGGATTTCTATTTGGATAATCCGGATATTCTCTTAGATTTAGAGCCATAACATCGTGGGGTGGAGCAATTGGTAGCTCGTCGGGCTCATAACCCGAAGGTTGCAGGTTCAAGTCCTGTCCCCACCACCAAGAAGCCGCCTGCAGTACGAGGCGGCTTTTTTTGTTGTACAGGCTTACGATCAGCGCGCCGGAAGCACACCGCTTTGACGTCAAATGAGCGGTGAGATTCGTACGCTTGAAGAAGCTGGGGACACTCCTTTTCTTCGAAACGATTCTTGCCTCTTTTCTGTTTTATTGACAGATTTACAAGGCAAAACCAACCAATATTTTATAGCACAACCATGTTTTATTTCGATCCGGCATATTTTCTGTTCGCCCTTCCGCCGCTGTTGCTCGGCCTCTGGGCGCAGTTCAAAGTCAAATCAGCGTTTAAAAAATATTCGCAGGTGGCGACCCAGAGTGGCATGACGGGAGCGCAGGCGGCCTTGAAGATTCTCCAGCGTGGCGGTCTCGGCAGCGTCAACGTCGAGATGACTCGGGGAATGCTCTCCGACCACTACGATCCTCGCCACAAAGTGCTGCGCCTCAGCGAAGAGGTCTACAGCCTCCCGAGCATTGCATCGGTGGGCGTTGCCGCGCACGAGGCAGGGCACGCCTTGCAGGACAAGAAGGACTACTTCCCGCTTGCCATCCGTTCAGCGATGGTACCGGTGGTTTCACTCGGCAGTTGGCTTGGGCCGATCCTCTTCATGATCGGCTTTTTCCTCTCCGGCACGCTGGGCAGTTCGCTGGCTTGGGCGGGCATCATTCTGTTTGGCGGCACGGCGCTTTTCGCGCTGGTAACGCTGCCG
This portion of the Chlorobaculum parvum NCIB 8327 genome encodes:
- a CDS encoding efflux RND transporter permease subunit, which codes for MFERFISRPVLATVISVILVILGLVSMNQLSITRFPDIAPPSVSVTASYPGANAETVGRTVAPPLEEAINGVENMTYMTSTSSNDGSLSINVFFKQGTDPDQAAVNVQNRVAQATSRLPAEVNQIGVSTIKRQNSQIMLINLSSSVKAFDATFLQNYAKINIVDALARVPGVGQVAVYGKMDYAMRVWLRPAQMAAYGLSPQEVSAAIQSQNLEAAPGEFGQMSDAPMQYVMKYRGKFERPEDYENIVIRANPDGSLLRLKDIARVEFAAYSYTVNAKANGQPSAVMAVYQAPGSNANEVETQLREVLEKASRSFPTGVEYAIPFSSKKVVDESIEQVQHTLIEAFLLVFLVVFLFLQDFRSTLIPAIAVPVAIIGTFFFMNLFGFSINVLTLFGLVLAIGIVVDDAIVVVEAVHAKIEEKGYPAKVATVSAMREITTAIVTITLVMASVFLPVGFLEGSTGVFYRQFAFTLAIAILISAVNALTLSPALCAIFLTDLHSEEKHSRFGGFAGRFVKGFNAGFDAVRQRYSGILDYFMRHRMVAFGALAVVTAVAFWMFQTTPTGFIPDEDNGFVIVSVSTPPGASMARTQEVMDRADKVLRTMPAIKKVISVTGINILTRSSSPSAGLMFIQLHDLKERGKVRDIKAILGQVNQKLAPIKEGNFFALSMPTVPGFGTVSGLEMVLQDRSGGDLHKFEGVAQGFIGALMQRPEIAVAFTTFKATYPQYELVVDNVRAADLGVSVKELMTVLQAYYGSQQASDFNRFGKYFRVVLQAEPNDRRTPDSLNGIFVKNASGEMVPVSAIITLKRVYGPDAVDHFNLFNAISINAMPAPGYSTGQAIQAVEEVSRTNLPTGFTYDWKGQSREEIESSGGLFFIFLLSVVFVYFLLSALYESYLLPLAVMFSIPTGLLGVFIGIKLAGIENNIYVQVAIIMLIGLLAKNAILIVEFALQRRLAGMPLVDAAMAGARARLRPILMTSLAFVAGLLPLLFVTGPAALGNHSIGASAIGGMFIGMVLGILVVPVLFVAFQGLQERFTGPAAPIVEAGDLLAEHLKNEGAHE
- a CDS encoding efflux RND transporter periplasmic adaptor subunit, which translates into the protein MSTIPTFRSHLFRLASAGLLVSSLFLSGCGSKQEKPQQMMPELPVMKVEPSSASVASTYSVRLEGLADAEIRPQVDGTLQAILVKEGELVKKGQALFKIDDAVYREQYKTALAAQHAAEAQARVAKVNVDKLIPLVENKVVSPVQLTTARAQFQAAKAQADQAAATAKTAAINLGYTEIKAPVAGYVGRIPFRQGNLVTKNQTQALTMLSDVNRMYAVFSMSESAFADFKQRYAGATLQEKINAVPPVRLTLSDGTVYQHEGKLESISGGFDSSTGSIGLRVSFPNREGLLRSGNSGTVSLMAGYHNVMLVPQAATVELQDKVMVCVLTEGNKVMKKVITVEGASGQNYIVSDGIKPGDTIVTAGIDRLQDGMVIKPLSGDSAGATAPAPSNQNGH
- a CDS encoding methylated-DNA--[protein]-cysteine S-methyltransferase, whose translation is MHVEPSTAVSAPGSPLIDEAFGQLDAWFAGRLKAFSLPLADARTDFERRVREAMLAIPYGQTAPYGELAAAIGSPGAARAVGSACGRNPLPIIVPCHRVVGVGGRLGGYSSGVELKRWLLDFERRNRG
- a CDS encoding SDR family NAD(P)-dependent oxidoreductase, yielding MKGRVALVTGASRGIGRATAKLLAAEGAAVAVNYFQSEGAAHAVVDEITQAGGKALAVRADVRDEAQVQAMVAEVEQHLGPVDLLVSNASIGFPVKPFTQFAWDEFEAKLTGELKSIFFCSQAVLPGMIEQKSGSIIAISSTLSRHSSPGFIVHSTAKSGLDAFVRSLAEEVGAFGIRVNVIAPGLTLTDATAWLPDDQKAMMADMTPLKRVALPEDVAGAVLAVASDHSRFVTGCYIPVSGGMFML
- a CDS encoding zinc metallopeptidase produces the protein MFYFDPAYFLFALPPLLLGLWAQFKVKSAFKKYSQVATQSGMTGAQAALKILQRGGLGSVNVEMTRGMLSDHYDPRHKVLRLSEEVYSLPSIASVGVAAHEAGHALQDKKDYFPLAIRSAMVPVVSLGSWLGPILFMIGFFLSGTLGSSLAWAGIILFGGTALFALVTLPVEFDASRRAKELLVSQGIVSQREMEGVNAVLDAAALTYVAAAAQAIMQLLYYVMVMNRRD